The genomic interval AGTAAAGGACACATCCACAGCACAGACGCAATACAAGCCGATAACACAGCACCAACCCCACAAACACACTTCCTTGCAAACCACATGAAACCAACAGCCAAAAGTGAAAGCCACAGACGGAAACTCTAAGCAAGAGGAAAGCGAGGAAGGGAAAGATGACACACCACATAAAGCCGGCACCGCGGCAGCACACAGACCACTGCCACCACCCAGCCCCACCAGGCTCCTGCCCACCACAACCAGAGTCCCACCATGGCTGTGCCTGCAAGCCCACAGCACCCACGGGGCtacagcatcctgctgctcaCGCTCCTTATGAAAGCTCTCGCCGCCGCTGCTGCCGCCACCGCCTGCAACCACCTTCGCCCCCAGGATGCCACCTTCTCTCGTGacagcctccagctcctccGGGACATGGCTCCCAGCCCACCCCAGCCGTGCCCACAGCACAGCGCGCCATGCTCCTTCAACGACACCATCCTGGACACCAGCAACGCCCGGCAAGCCGACAGAACCACCCACGACATCCTCCAGCACCTCTTCAAAATACTCAGCGGACCCAGCACTCCAGCCCACTGGGTCGACAGCCAACGCCAAAGCCTCCTCAACCAGATCCAGCAGTACACCCAGCACCTCGAGCAGTGCTTGGCAGGCAGCGACACGCGCTCCCGCACACGATGGCCTCGCAACCTTCACCTCACCATCAACAAACACTTCAGCTGCCTCCACACCTTCCTCCACAACAACGATTACAGCGCCTGCGCCTGGGACCACGTCTGCCTACGAGCTCGCACCTGGTTCCTGCACATCCACGACCTCGTGGGCAACACGCGCACCTAGCCCCAAGCGCACCTCCCACCCTCTTCCTAGTTACCTATTTATTCAACTATTTATGCAAttatttctctatttatttatcttaatAGCAGACTAAAGTTCacttcttgtaaaaaaaaattattaaaataatgcttttagcATCTTCTTTTGCTCAACCACAAGTACTTTTTAGGAGCAACCTACATAAGGCCATTTTACTAATAATCAGCAGCCAAAAGTGAAAACTACAAACAAATAGTCAGTTCAAGCCTCGTCACACACTACCTATACCCCACGCCTTTACCGCAACACCTGTTGTCTGACACAGCCATACACCAACAGCAGCTCCACTAACATGAGCATACCTCAACTCTCCCCTTTACTCACCATACAGAGACACTGCTAATAGCTACCAAAAACCCTTTGGCCATGGCTACTCATCACATTCTTATTTAACTGAATCTATTTGTTTGCAtcatatttttcatctgttcagTATTTATaggacagaaattaaaaaccttttttaaagacatttgtCAGTAGTTTTGCTATCAGAATCAATAAAGCATCACAGGAGGGAATAAACCTCCCTACGTCGTATACTCACCCACCCACCCACTCACCCACCTCCACAAAGGCCTCAGGAGATCCCCAGATTCTTGTCTGTGCACAGGCTCCTGCAAGGATGGACATTCTTCCATACGTTTCAGGCCAATCCACATCTCCTGTCTGCCATTAACTTGCTAAGAACATGCCAAGGCACTGAGTAGATCTGCCAAAGATTCTACACATTCACTGAGTACTCATCTCTATCTTCTTACTTTGTTAACTGTTGTGCATATAAATTTGgacatttttcctaaaatgttTGGACATTCATTTTATTCAAGTCACATGTTCAACAGGCATAGCAATGAAATGGTCAGGCAGGTGTGCCCCTTATACATTCCTTGCACAAGTCTTATTCTCCGCACCAACCCAAAACTTGCAGCCAGGGCAGCTTACTTTGTACTAGTGTCAGTGCTGCCCTGACTCAAAAGGAACCTCAGAGACTAGCTCCCACAGCTGTGACATACATAGCTCCACTACTTATCAACCAAGCAACCTCAAAGAACAGTCTCTTTCTGAACACACAAACTTGAGAATTAGCCAGCCTGAAGACTGAAGAAATCATTCAGGAGTTGCAGCAGCCTATCCTGCAACCACATTTATTCCCTGATGCTCAATTCGTCTAACTCCTTTACCACTTTTCAAGAACTGAAGTTTGAAGTACCAGTTCCCATTTTCATCTCCTCTAACATTATCTTCTGCCTTTATAGGTGAAAGTAAGCTACACCATCTTTCTGACACAAATGTCCATGGAAAAATAAGGATGAAGCAGGACATAAGCATGCTCCCCCCTATCAATAACAGCAGCCAGAGGACCAGACATGGGCTTGCAGAAGCATACATCTTTGCATTACAGTAGCACAAGGTGCCCACACTGACCACAACCTTTCAAAGCCCACAGCTCTTGCACCTCCTGCTCACCTGTTCTGTGCACACTCCTAAGCCCAGGCCAATTATTGTTTGCTCTCTTGTCTCACATTTTTTACCTGCAGTGTGCCACACCTTCCCAAATTTCCAAGACTTTTTGTTTACTGTCTTACATGAACTCAAGTCACCGGAAACATGTCACCAAAGTTCTCTTTTGTAAAGAGAGCATCTATTCTAGAATCATAAATCTACTTCTAGcactttctgcagcacagctttcattACTGGtaggtttttttaaaaaatatttttatccaaGCATCTTCTTGCTTGTGTCTGTTGCTTGTTTCTTTACTTCACATTcatcaaatccttttttttttttttaattaatttatttattttacttccacAGGGTTGTCCTTGCTTTAATACTACAGCTCTTATTACCCTATTTCATTGCATGATCTCTCATTTAATACCTCCCACCTCACTCTCCATGACATATTTGCTCTATTTTCCTAGCTATCTGGTAACTTCTTCCCAGAACTGGTATCAGGTTGCCACGTCTTCATTTAGCTAGGTCTTTCCCTTTATCTCAACATGGAGTCGTCCACTCACTCTGCAACTTTTCTGAGTTTCAAAAGTtttactagaaaataaaaatgattttcagaaaCCTTCATTACTGATCTCCAAATCACTGAATGTCAGTTACATCAGACCTCAATTTAAAATCTTCCACTGAACAACTtcccaacaacaaaacagccaGTTTTCCACCATAGTTCTGTGACACCTATGAAGCTTCTTTTGCAGCTAAATATTGGTATTTTTTccatggcttttctttttctcattacaGGAAATATTCACCCTTTTTAACATTACCTGTTACCTCCGTTTTTGGCTTCATTTATCTTCTCTTCTGgcaatacatttttcttccaacatACCATTAATTATCAGTTATtatccacattttttttcttccatctcaaTTCAGCTGTCAGACTGGGttttttgaaaccatttctttctcaactgatttctgtctttctcttaaCCACAGCACTATCCTGTGTGCCTATCCTTCCTTtgactttcagtatttttctgggACATCCTTGTACTCCAACTGGCTGACCTCCAGATTCCACATGGAAGACCTGGCACTTTCTTGAACTTGGCCAAAACATTCACTCAGTAATACCTTTCCTCTTCAGATCACTGCAGTGCactgctcatttttttcctttatgcatATAGTGCACTGCTTCATCCTTTTACTTTTCTGAGTTACATGCTACCATcttcacttcagttttcaggGTGACATGTAACAACTCCTCACCTTTTCACATTCTAGGCTAACCATCCTTATGAGTCTAACTGCCTGGAATATGAGTTTCACTCATATGTCCTTTTCATTCTGGATTCAGttaaaacaaactttttcaTACCTTCCCACTTGCTGCTCATGGGTTTGTTGCCATAGTGCATACTGCAAATATGCCAGATGCTAATAGTCTTCACAATCTTTAACATGCACACAATGTTTATCAACGTGTATACTATGCCATTACAGATGTCTATTTGTTTACTATGCCACCCCTTGCTAGGAGAAGTTCATACTCAGATTTCAATTAGAACTGATGAGATTTTACACTGTTGCTTCAATACAGTTAAAAGAATTCTAGTCAAAGCATAGACTATGCTTCTGTATTCCATATGCAGATGGACAAATGGAACAATCGCTTTATATCAGTCTACAACGTCAGGTAAAATCATTctggatattaaaaaaacagaacatgaaaCACACGGATAAGCTCTTAATCAACATTATATGAAGTAATTTGTATTGTAGAGTACTCTGTACTCTGTTGTACAGATGATCAACACTAAAGATCACTTGTTTATAATGAAACAAACTCAAGCTATTTACTTACCATTGGCAGCCTGGATTGAAGCATCTGGAGATCATCATAACCATAAATCTGCTTGAAGACAGATAAAAATACAACATCATtgtaacactttttttctgacattgATGAATTCAGGGCTTTAAACAGTTTGATCTAGATTCAGCCTCAGTTAAAGGTGTAGGGCTATATGTTGCATTGTGCAATGACAGAGCACTGTAGAACTTCCACACAAATAAAGTGGagactgaaatgttttgtgacTCTAATGTAGCTCAGCTAGGTCTGTACAAACAATTCTGAAGTTTCCTATTAATATCAGTGAACACCAAtacatatatttcatatttcttcaaCATTTTCGTAATTCAAAATGCCTTGGCATAGACAGCAGCAGGTCTGGAGGGCCCACTTGCATCAAGGTTTAAGGACAAGTACAATTAAATTGCTTACTGGGTAGGCAGGTAGAAGTCCTCCAGGTCCCACAATATACTGGTTATGTAACAAGGGTGGTACACCCTGGGGCAGGTTGGGGGGAGCTTTGCCTGTAGAACCAAAATACAGACACTTAAAGAAGaccttcagaaaagaaaaggcttcagcactgaaaacaagatAGCTCGCAAGCCCTGGAGCTGCACTAGCGTAGCTTTTAAAGAGCAGAACAACACAAGAATTTAATGCCACTTTATGAAATCGCCTCACATCCACAcatcaaggaaggaaaagcacaaCTACTTTAGACTTAAAACAGTCCCATCAGAGAACGGTCCAATTTTGTCGTTCAGCTAGGCAGAACTACAGGACAGAAGTTCCCACAATCCTTAAGGCCTCTCCTGAAGATAAGAATTTAGGCAATGTTCTTGATCTGAAcataaattctttcattttctgctgtcagTATGTTCCCCTTTTGCTGCCAGCAATGGACTGGTAAGCATTAAATGCTGCCAGTGTACTTTTTGTGAGGGACTTGTAACagctgagaaaagcaaagagaagactgagaCAGTTTCAGTTGTCTCCATGAAGCAGAGGGTAAAAGAAGGCACTTTAGTCAGTCAGATGCTCCATTTACAGCGAGAATGGGAAATGAGAAATTCTCATGtataattttgattttaataCTTAAAATTGTTCACTTCCCTCCACAGAGTTTTCCTTTAGCAAGTTAAGTTGATCACAGAAGCACCAGAGACATTGAGTATTGCTTCTACTTAAGTACAGGAAGCCTCCCCAGTTTCTCTGTCAATAGACCCTTTTTTCAATATGGTTATTGCTGTAGAAAAACCCAGACATCCATGAGATACTTCTTTCCTCCATATATGCGGCAGTAGGGTTTTGACATATGATAATCAATCCACtacaatgtatttttatactgtCTAATGAATTCAAGTCACAGAGAAGTCTGAAATTAAAGCGAATGTGAACTCACAGTCAAGAGCTAATTACAACCTGAAATACAAACCAGGTAAATCTCCTAGTTCGAAACTGCAAGTCGGAATTGCTCATGTCTATTTATAAAGCTCTCTGAGGATAGAATGTGCTATATAAATGCCACATCACACCCTAGCAAatttgaaaaacacaaaagcaagcaACTTTATTTTATAAGTCAGCAAATAAAGCATGCTGAAAATGCTAGTCAAAGAGTGTGGATTTCTTAGCATAGTAGTTATTGCTGGTGAGATGCTTGACTGACAGCCCTGCAGAATGAAGTCTTCTGTCTATCCATGTGATCTGTTAATACTGCGAACCTGAAGACACTAAAGGAGCTGCCCGTGTGGTAGCAGCTGGTATAGACACACTGGTAACGCTCAGGCCAAGGCTGTTTGTAGTGTTCATACTGCTTGCCATGCTGACAACCGATGATGTGGTGCTAGTGGCTGAGGTTGAAGCAGCTGAAAAGGTTGTTGAGGGCTGGAGCGAAGTTGTGTTCTCAACACTAGTGTGctagaaagaagacaaaaaggaTGAGGATCACAGAGCAAATAAACCACAGTGAAAGAtgttgagggaaaaaaaaaacaaccatctATTAAGTAACATTAGCACATGCAAGAGAATGTTTAATAGTAAATGCATTAACTGCATAGCAAGCAAGCAACTAAGTTGCAAGcctgtgatttttaaatattcatagaaATTTACTCTGTGAAAGTTAAATTCAAACAGctataaaatcagaaaatcctatcacagaattttaaatgtctgtctattgctttattttttgccCTTGAGCTGCCTAATCATTTAAGCTAGTTCTTCTATTAAATAAGCTCttatattcttttaaaagatggcatttgttttcagaattcagTACAAGGCTCTTGGGATTTCCACAATGCACTTGTACAATTGGAAAGATTAAAATTGCAACAACCTACAACAGACTCAATGCAGTAAACAAGCAGATTAGGTACATTACAGGAACACCTGACTGTAAGGGAGTTCATGGCTTGAACCCAGCATAATACAGTGCCTTAACTTTTAAATCTGGCCACACTTGCAAAATACAGCATCATCACCACCACACAGAAGCTGTAAGCACTCATGCACATGTCCTTCCTTCCTGTTGTGTGAATTTTCAAGTTATGCCTTCACTCAGGATGAAGAACACAAACTAAAACAggcataaagaaaaaacacacctTAACTGGAATAGTACAGAAGTGCTCCATCACAGAGCATGGCAGCCTGACTTATGTTTGTGCAACCTCCTTCACAGCACTGTGTTCAATAACATTTGCCTTTTCTCAAAAGTATTAAATACTTACATGACAACAATGCCATGTGATAAACTCTAACACCATTTGTCACGAGGCATTGTCATGATATATATACCACTCCATCACCTGCATTTTTCCAGTTAACCTTTTTGGTGGAGATTGCTAGTACTCCACCTTTCAGAGCAGTTTCAAACAGACACttttaaaggttatttttaataaacttaTTGCACAAGTTCTCTCATTATTCCATTTCCCCTTCCTAGCAAAAAAACCCATTTTCTACAGCTGTGCAATTGGAAAGCTTCTAACAGTTATTCTCAATGAAGTACAAATCACAAGTAGTAATGACAACCTTTTCACCACTAGAGGACTAGTAGTCCTCCTATCCTGAGACAAACCTCAGTTCTGGGCATACTGGGACACAGCAAACTTTTTCTGATAATTAAGAACCTCTGGAAGTGACTATATGCTAAATATCTATTAAATACTAACAGGACTTACTGCATGTGACGCGCCTGAAGATAACACTGAGGCAGGGGAGAGGCTGCTTTGATGATTGGAAAGTGAGCTAGAAAGAAATTGCAAAGAATTAGTACAATGAATTTTTCTTAGAACAACTTACTTATGTGCCTACTGCATATACAGGGACATTTATGTACACATCCCTACAAGCAACTTCTTTAGCCAATATCAAACTACCTAATGCTTAAAAGAAGATTGTACAATGATTCAGAATAAATTACACACTCTGACTAAATAGCAAATGCTTACATCAGTTCTTCGGGGCAATGGACCACAATAACCTTGGCAGTTTCACAGACTAGTTTTGCTTCAAGAATTTTAAACTGTTCTCTATTGCAGAAAACAGGATGACACCATTTCAGGCAGCAAGAAATGGTTCCGTCCAGCATACAGTTTTAAACTATTTCCTTGCTCactttccctttcttgtaaGAATCCCCAATCCATTACCTGACCTACAGTAGAGACTCAGACAAGTTGCAGCACAATCAAGACAGACATATTTGGAATTCAGGCAACATCCTTTCATGGCATTCAGTGTTTGCCCAACTGTTAACAACCCTCCAACTAAAATTTCTACTAACATACACAGCTTTTCAACAAGTGCAGGGATATgggttgtttgggtttttttttcttctaattttggTGAAGTAATTCTAGTTGGCTGACACTTATACCATTTTATTCAATAtccattaaaagcaaaaaaaaacaaaacaccaacagTAGTGCAAAAGAGAATCTACCACACCCCATTTGGCCTACATATGTAAAGCTGTGTTATCCCAAGAAATTAGTTTTATTACAACAACAAATAAAGTACAAATGAGAGCAATACAACCATGAAGGATCAGTATAGCTCCAGGATGTCACCTGCCTGAGAAAATAGCTCAAGTAAcagggacaaaaaaaatcagagactGTAAATGAGCAGTGCTGCATAGACTCCAAGGAACACCAACGTCATATTTCAAATGTCTTAAGGAAATGACTTATTGTGTGGTGTTCTGTTGtaatttttctgtctgtatagaattattttaatttagaaaattaatGAACTCTTAAAGGGATCATTTCACACATAAATTCAAGCATAAAGCAGACACTATGGACAAAGTAGGAAAAGCAAAGTGGAAGAATCAATTCTGCTAATTTAGATTGTGATAAATTGTGATACTGAAGCAAGATCCCACTGAAACATAGAAGTGCTAAAAAGCCATGAAAATTTGATGGCAGCACTGTTCCATCATTAACAGACAGCCCATATTGCCTATCTGCAAGCAAAAAAATCcttgtttcttctgaaattattgttttattgaaatttatattttataatttattgAAATTATTGAAATCCTTGTTTCTTCTGTCTCTAAATTATAATTCATGACAGAAAAGGGGACCTCATGGTCTGACAGCTCCTATATGCAATCACCCTTATATACACCTCTTCCCCACAACTTCACCTCCCTTCACAGTTTACCACAACTTCCACTGTACCTGCTTAGCTGGGAGAGGGAGCTGCTGGCCAAGTCATTGGACTGAGGCAAACTGGGCAACGTTGCCACATGCTGAGATGCTGAAGGCAGAAGCGAAGTGGTCGTGGATACCACGCTAGGCAGCGAACCAGCAGAAGGTAGCGAGGGAGAAGGCTCTGTCTTAGACACTGAAACTGATGAAGTAGCTGCAATGAGTTGAAAAGAGACATTCAAACACCAATTCCAACATATCTGACTCTCAAGATGAGTTCAGAAACACAATATGTAAGTATTTTAcctttgttttacagaaatctGACTGATAGGAGCCAGGGTCAGTATTAAATGATCTGGCTACTACTATGGAATGAAGGAATGACAATACAGTGATCAGTTTCTCTCTTTAAGCTCCTCACTTAGAatacatttctgattttcactGGTACACATGTTGTAAACCACAGTCCTCAGTTACCTCCCACTATCTGTACGCTTGCTTTTGCTCAGAAGTTCATCCTCATTTCAAAATTCTTAGCACTGAAGTTCAATCCTTTCCATAAAGAAAAGTTGCTTGCACTCTTCAAGGTACTACAAAAATCTACTCTTATCTACAGCTCCAGTTCTTCACTTCAACCTAAAGAGCACTTTTGATGTTTGGGATTTTGATTGCTGGAGCATAAAGGCACAAATAACTAATCTGGTGTACTGATTCAAATGTGCGTTGTAGTAGAATAAAAGAAGGTATAATAAAATGTCAAAGCTGACCAAAGCA from Lagopus muta isolate bLagMut1 chromosome Z, bLagMut1 primary, whole genome shotgun sequence carries:
- the LOC125687312 gene encoding interferon-like, whose translation is MAVPASPQHPRGYSILLLTLLMKALAAAAAATACNHLRPQDATFSRDSLQLLRDMAPSPPQPCPQHSAPCSFNDTILDTSNARQADRTTHDILQHLFKILSGPSTPAHWVDSQRQSLLNQIQQYTQHLEQCLAGSDTRSRTRWPRNLHLTINKHFSCLHTFLHNNDYSACAWDHVCLRARTWFLHIHDLVGNTRT